From a region of the Anaeromusa acidaminophila DSM 3853 genome:
- the cydC gene encoding thiol reductant ABC exporter subunit CydC translates to MKSLWTLLRCVPKPWLSMLLALLLAWLTGAAGLGLLAASAWVIAMAALHPSITVLSLAIVGVRFFGIARAVCRYGERYVSHDATFRILAHLRVWLYKRIEPLAPFHLGSQSPASLLDRLVGDVEVLKDLFLRAFLPPATAFFSCLAFAAFSWFFVGPWPALVVLGAYLTAAVVLPLWLGSSWRRGAEIVATERERLQTAAGDLLGGLGELWAFRQTQEQAQRLGAAAQRLAMAQRRQSLLSGAGEAFGMAVGYGALWLLLWGGLPLVRNGQWSGVDLSVLALSVLALGEFFLLMPAAARYLADGTAAAERILETAARQRPEKGEAACAGGKLEVRNLSFSYADSLTPALQDISFSLEAGKSLAVVGASGAGKSTLVSLLLGFRQPTGGILSMGGTAADSCCEESWRSHFAVVPQQPYFFHLSLADNLRVARPEASLDELRSALARTQMLSWLDSEPQGWERSVGEGGGGLSGGQRQRLAIARALLKEAPYWLLDEATAGLDALTAQEIIALMRLVTVDKGVLWITHHLQGLEAVDEILVLQQGSIVERGCMRELLEKQGVFYRMWMTEKEACI, encoded by the coding sequence GCTGCATCGGCTTGGGTGATCGCCATGGCGGCCCTGCATCCTTCCATTACGGTGTTGTCGCTAGCTATTGTGGGAGTGCGCTTTTTCGGGATTGCCCGGGCTGTTTGCCGCTATGGCGAGCGTTATGTCTCACATGATGCGACGTTTCGTATTTTGGCGCACTTGCGTGTCTGGCTGTACAAACGTATTGAACCGCTGGCGCCGTTTCATTTGGGGTCGCAAAGCCCGGCTTCGCTGCTGGACCGTTTGGTGGGCGATGTTGAAGTTTTAAAAGATTTGTTTCTGCGGGCGTTTTTGCCGCCGGCAACGGCCTTTTTTTCTTGCTTGGCTTTTGCTGCTTTTTCGTGGTTTTTTGTAGGTCCTTGGCCGGCTCTCGTGGTCTTGGGAGCCTACTTGACGGCAGCGGTGGTTCTGCCGCTGTGGTTAGGGAGCTCATGGCGGCGCGGCGCAGAAATTGTGGCAACGGAGCGGGAACGCTTGCAGACGGCGGCGGGCGATTTGCTGGGGGGGCTGGGAGAACTCTGGGCTTTTCGCCAAACTCAGGAGCAGGCGCAGCGCTTGGGCGCAGCGGCGCAGCGTCTGGCTATGGCACAGCGGAGGCAGAGCTTGCTTAGCGGCGCGGGAGAAGCGTTTGGTATGGCTGTAGGCTATGGAGCGTTATGGCTCTTGCTTTGGGGAGGCCTTCCCTTGGTGCGAAACGGGCAATGGTCTGGCGTGGATTTATCGGTGCTAGCCTTAAGTGTGCTGGCGTTGGGAGAATTTTTTCTGCTTATGCCTGCGGCTGCCCGTTATTTAGCCGATGGTACAGCGGCAGCTGAACGAATTTTGGAGACCGCCGCAAGGCAAAGACCTGAAAAAGGAGAAGCGGCTTGTGCAGGCGGCAAGCTGGAGGTGCGCAACCTGTCGTTTTCTTACGCAGACAGCTTGACGCCAGCTTTGCAGGATATTTCCTTTTCGTTGGAGGCAGGAAAGAGCCTTGCCGTTGTCGGGGCCAGCGGCGCTGGCAAGAGTACGCTGGTATCGTTGCTGCTGGGGTTTCGTCAACCGACAGGAGGAATTCTATCGATGGGAGGAACCGCGGCGGACTCTTGTTGTGAGGAAAGTTGGCGCAGCCATTTTGCCGTAGTACCGCAACAACCTTATTTTTTTCATTTGTCCTTAGCGGACAATTTGAGGGTGGCTCGCCCGGAAGCATCCCTAGATGAGCTGCGGTCGGCGCTGGCGCGGACGCAGATGCTATCCTGGCTGGACTCCGAGCCTCAAGGCTGGGAACGGTCCGTCGGCGAGGGCGGAGGCGGCCTTTCGGGCGGACAAAGGCAGAGACTGGCTATTGCCAGGGCGCTTTTGAAGGAGGCCCCGTATTGGCTGCTGGATGAGGCGACTGCCGGTTTGGATGCGCTGACGGCCCAAGAAATTATCGCTTTGATGCGGCTGGTAACGGTAGATAAAGGGGTCCTCTGGATAACACATCATCTGCAAGGGCTGGAAGCCGTAGATGAAATTTTGGTTTTGCAGCAGGGGAGCATTGTTGAGCGAGGCTGCATGAGAGAGCTGCTTGAAAAGCAAGGCGTCTTTTATCGTATGTGGATGACGGAGAAGGAAGCTTGTATTTGA
- a CDS encoding DUF2225 domain-containing protein: MNLRKNHAMLIQEGFMVNVKARSVETIMSEYTYVSQKKCPICQNEFEATQVKSRVPMRVQDTDFCTHFKGFNPYFYSIWVCNHCGYAGADSWFCEPGPAAVEKLRTFLSGREVHLDLGGERTFEKAVNAYKMAIFYAELVKAPASRLGGLLLKLAWVYRLENKVEEEREVLEKAVVAYEEALSKERMPIGNMTEVTLTYLVGELLRRIGNYQRAKLYFNQVISNPLARGERNVFKMTRDAWNEIREEEKRQKEEAEAQKAEKNMA, from the coding sequence TTGAATTTGCGGAAAAATCATGCTATGCTGATTCAAGAAGGTTTTATGGTGAACGTCAAAGCAAGGAGTGTTGAGACGATTATGTCGGAATATACCTATGTATCTCAGAAAAAATGTCCCATTTGTCAGAATGAGTTCGAAGCGACTCAGGTGAAAAGCCGAGTGCCCATGCGAGTGCAAGATACGGATTTTTGCACGCATTTTAAAGGGTTCAATCCTTACTTTTATAGTATTTGGGTGTGCAATCATTGCGGCTATGCCGGTGCGGACAGCTGGTTTTGTGAACCAGGACCGGCGGCGGTGGAAAAGCTTCGTACCTTTTTGTCCGGTCGCGAAGTGCATTTGGATTTGGGCGGAGAGCGGACCTTTGAAAAAGCGGTCAATGCCTATAAAATGGCAATTTTCTATGCCGAGCTGGTGAAGGCTCCGGCAAGCCGGTTGGGCGGGTTGCTCCTCAAATTGGCCTGGGTATATCGCCTGGAAAACAAAGTTGAGGAAGAACGCGAGGTATTGGAAAAAGCTGTAGTGGCGTATGAAGAAGCGTTGTCGAAGGAACGGATGCCGATCGGCAATATGACGGAAGTGACTCTGACCTATTTGGTCGGGGAGTTGCTGCGTCGTATTGGCAATTACCAACGAGCCAAGCTGTATTTTAATCAGGTGATTTCCAACCCCTTAGCTCGGGGAGAGCGTAATGTCTTTAAAATGACTCGTGACGCTTGGAATGAGATCCGAGAGGAAGAAAAACGGCAGAAAGAAGAAGCGGAAGCTCAAAAAGCGGAGAAAAACATGGCTTGA